In Mugil cephalus isolate CIBA_MC_2020 chromosome 20, CIBA_Mcephalus_1.1, whole genome shotgun sequence, the following are encoded in one genomic region:
- the si:ch211-66e2.5 gene encoding uncharacterized protein si:ch211-66e2.5 has protein sequence MSESTSFVQLLVGFFFLATGVHATCPLKLSPSIVVLREGDPASSVCTATGVHEGMGWESSEGGIGLQKNTTHVTWAVKSLKGVTWELTPPVCFINLYNRKQCTKELKVVFYTFPENISIHSNSSELMIENEEYTFTCDIHRVAPVQNVTVKWYKGDTVIHIDTLNSGNGSNDRKPVSQSTDLKFSPTKTDNGTRLRCEVHMDLTPEGPKLNISSEDYFIKVIPGISLTCPSTYTAREDVLHNLTCTVDSNREYEVIWYKDGEEVKLPERLTRSDAGQYLIVASNLHGGSNVSLTLDISVEYPPTRIAELEDSEVNAGKDLWLKCSSRSDPRPTYSWNYSYPDNVAVSNEDGVTYLQIHNATAYNAGSYTCYAQNDMGGVGRTVRVTVKGKIKPDTAVAQYQGGSWEATWKSNHTNVKEIARQHQNGSRIVDWTLKNTCVPIVGSDRTPYKTPDSVSIRSLNNSISGKEGVEIQLRCDIINVAPVQNLTVHWHKGNETIAEMEVVCGETRSPANVSSTIRFIANRSHNGAEMVCEARLNQPLGSLSWNDSVNITVPYKPVINKTKLQDKMPLFRGYSTELVCEADGTPPLNITWSSDRGSLDSEGTLTVLEAGTYICTASNSVGSASLEVRVILTEDYLPLIAGFVAVMVVAISIIFLCIYSIYYKNTKMRRYSLKNPNFSTQNGNVAHNGWEIQFSMNKLPSPLLSILWSSPQVTGNAHLTRSPQYQRPSVGTSCRTRLYSLLKSHTAGGDPMWFFIVCGLIAYTGTPVSASCQLELNPPKVLVRFGDSFSANCTSLSKEGDGMGWESTHGGVDLQQGATHVTLKIGKVDVWSLEPLCYINYPNGSQCMETLPVTVYKKPESVSLAQPPVMIEGEQYRMQCVVVDVAPAKSLIVNWYKGDKIIHKDTFDENNPSLVTKSSDFNLVAHRDDNGAQIRCEAKLDLWQEPNPSVMQSQSHRMTVLYPPAFAMPANETLELQGRKNISLNCTATGNPPPVYKWQFPHGIEEAQNGNQAIMVPSFPVPGTYSCATHNEHGSSVKYFIVVEGPRNLTTFAAILGGFLVVAVLLLILGIYTVTPDGTFSFNKGNYIRGQPTSSGPPECKKVVLLSHTPQKPTGYQVSGESCSLILKPSRVVVGFGDPVSVSCEAARPVRVLGWESAISATHTQEDRSVQWKVDSLIDWIEEPICYGVFFTAPRQCEEKLNLVLYKTPDSVSIRQVNHTGPMVEGKEYQLLCEVQNIAPVQYLTLKWYRGQTEVYKHSFSELTSSSPVQVSSILVITPTKAENGAQYRCVAELELGPEGPQPSPSVASEPLNAFVYSPPTFLSPDPEILDFTAGDEITLNCTATGNPTPVYSWQSSQPIPEKIEDGAVVISSSLLPGTYTCTASNTLEKKSKQFTVKAKTEGDLKVFEAKQP, from the exons atgagtgaAAGCACGTCATTCGTCCAACTCCTCGTGGGCTTCTTTTTCCTCGCCACAG GTGTCCATGCTACATGTCCCCTTAAGTTGAGCCCGTCCATCGTCGTGTTGCGAGAGGGAGACCCAGCCTCATCCGTCTGCACAGCAACGGGGGTCCATGAAGGGATGGGCTGGGAGTCTTCAGAGGgaggcataggtcttcaaaaaaacacaacacatgtaaCTTGGGCTGTGAAGAGTCTAAAGGGAGTTACTTGGGAGTTAACACCACCCGTTTGCTTCATCAACCTATACAATAGAAAGCAATGCACCAAGGAGTTAAAAGTTGTTTTCTACA CATTTCCAGAAAATATCAGCATCCACTCCAACAGTTCCGAGCTGATGATAGAAAATGAAGAATATACCTTCACATGTGATATTCACAGAGTAGCACCGGTCCAAAATGTCACCGTGAAGTGGTACAAAGGAGACACAGTCATCCATATAGATACTTTAAACAGTGGTAATGGCAGCAATGACAGAAAGCCGGTGAGTCAGTCAACGGACCTTAAGTTTTCACCAACTAAAACAGACAATGGGACCAGATTAAGATGTGAGGTACACATGGACCTGACGCCAGAGGGGCCAAAACTTAATATATCTTCAGAGGACTATTTTATTAAAGTTATCC CTGGGATATCGTTGACGTGTCCGAGCACTTACACTGCACGAGAAGATGTGCTTCACAACCTGACCTGCACTGTTGACAGCAATCGTGAATATGAAGTAATCTGGTACAAAGAcggggaggaggtgaagcttCCAGAGCGCCTAACAAGAAGTGATGCAGGACAATACTTGATTGTAGCTTCAAATCTGCATGGTGGTTCAAATGTCAGCCTCACGCTGGATATTAGTGTCGAAT aTCCACCAACACGTATAGCTGAGCTTGAAGACTCTGAGGTCAATGCTGGTAAGGATCTGTGGCTCAAATGCTCTTCCAGGAGCGACCCGCGGCCAACATATTCGTGGAATTATTCCTACCCCGACAACGTGGCCGTGTCAAACGAAGACGGAGTGACCTATCTGCAGATCCACAATGCCACTGCATACAATGCTGGGAGCTACACATGTTACGCCCAAAATGACATGGGAGGTGTCGGAAGAACAGTCAGAGTCACTGTAAAAG GTAAAATAAAGCCAGACACAGCTGTGGCACAATACCAAGGCGGGAGCTGGGAAGCGACATGGAAGTCCAATCACACAAATGTTAAAGAAATAGCCCGGCAGCATCAGAACGGCAGCAGAATAGTGGACTGGACCCTGAAGAACACTTGCGTTCCAATTGTGGGTTCAGACCGCACTCCCTACA AAACACCAGACAGCGTCTCCATCCGGAGCCTGAATAACTCAATCTCAGGGAAGGAAGGAGTAGAGATACAGCTGcgatgtgacatcatcaacgTCGCTCCGGTGCAAAATCTGACTGTGCACTGGCACAAAGGGAATGAAACCATTGCAG AGATGGAGGTTGTCTGTGGAGAGACCAGATCCCCGGCGAATGTGTCATCCACCATTCGGTTCATTGCGAACAGGTCGCACAACGGAGCAGAGATGGTGTGTGAGGCTAGGTTGAACCAGCCACTGGGGAGTCTCTCATGGAACGACTCTGTCAACATCACTGTCCCAT ATAAACCCGtgattaacaaaacaaaacttcaagATAAAATGCCCCTGTTCAGAGGTTACTCCACGGAGCTCGTCTGTGAAGCCGACGGCACCCCGCCGCTGAACATCACGTGGAGCTCGGACAGAGGGTCTCTCGATTCTGAAGGCACGCTCACCGTGCTGGAAGCAGGCACCTACATCTGTACCGCTAGCAACTCCGTTGGCTCCGCGTCCCTTGAAGTTCGCGTGATTTTAACAG AGGACTACCTTCCCCTCATCGCTGGATTCGTGGCAGTCATGGTGGTGGCAATCTCCATCATATTCCTCTGCATCTACTCCATCTACTACAAGAACACCAAGATGCGCCGCTACAGCTTGAAAAACCCCAACTTCAGCACTCAAAATGGTAACGTGGCTCATAACGGCTGGGAGATACAGTTCTCCATGAACAAACTGCCT TCACCTTTGCTTTCGATACTTTGGAGCAGTCCACAGGTTACAGGAAACGCGCACCTTACGAGGTCTCCGCAGTATCAACGACCCTCTGTTGGAACCAGCTGCCGGACACGTTTATATAGTTTGTTAAAGTCTCACACAGCTGGCGGTGACCCGATGTGGTTCTTCATAGTGTGCGGCTTAATCGCCTACACAG GAACGCCTGTGAGTGCATCCTGTCAACTTGAGTTGAATCCTCCCAAAGTATTGGTGCGTTTCGGAGACTCCTTCTCAGCCAATTGCACCTCCTTATCTAAAGAGGGAGACGGAATGGGCTGGGAGTCAACACATGGAGGAGTAGATCTTCAACAAGGGGCCACCCATGTTACCCTTAAGATTGGGAAGGTGGATGTTTGGAGCCTAGAGCCACTTTGTTATATCAATTATCCCAACGGTAGTCAGTGTATGGAAACCCTACCAGTCACTGTCTACA aaaaGCCAGAGAGCGTGTCCTTGGCTCAGCCTCCAGTCATGATCGAGGGAGAGCAGTATCGCATGCAGTGTGTCGTTGTTGATGTCGCACCAGCAAAGAGCCTCATAGTGAACTGGTACAAAGGAGACAAGATAATTCATAAAGACACATTTGATGAGAACAATCCCTCTTTGGTCACCAAGTCATCTGACTTCAACCTAGTTGCGCATCGAGATGATAACGGGGCTCAGATCCGGTGCGAAGCAAAGCTAGACTTGTGGCAAGAACCAAATCCTTCTGTGATGCAGTCCCAGTCTCATCGAATGACTGTACTCT accCGCCAGCCTTCGCCATGCCTGCGAATGAGACACTCGAACTTCAGGGTCGCAAGAACATTAGTTTAAATTGCACAGCCACAGGAAACCCACCGCCGGTGTACAAATGGCAGTTCCCACACGGCATAGAAGAGGCTCAAAATGGGAATCAAGCCATCATGGTCCCGTCCTTTCCGGTTCCGGGGACCTACTCCTGCGCAACCCATAATGAACATGGCAGTAGCGTCAAATACTTCATCGTCGTCGAAGGTCCAA GGAATCTAACAACCTTCGCTGCCATACTCGGAGGATTTCTAGTCGTGGCAGTCCTGCTCCTCATCTTAGGTATATATACCGTGACTCCTGATGGCACGTTTTCCTTCAACAAAGGCAACTATATCCGAGGACAGCCTACCTCATCTGGACCC CCGGAGTGTAAAAAAGTGGTGCTGCTCAGTCACACACCTCAAAAGCCGACCGGTTACCaag TGTCAGGTGAAAGTTGCTCCCTAATCCTCAAGCCCTCCAGGGTGGTGGTGGGCTTCGGGGACCCCGTGTCGGTCAGCTGTGAAGCTGCTCGCCCGGTACGAGTACTGGGCTGGGAGTCGGCCATcagcgccacacacacacaagaggaccGGTCTGTCCAGTGGAAGGTGGACAGTCTCATTGACTGGATCGAGGAGCCCATTTGCTATGGGGTGTTCTTCACAGCTCCGAGACAGTGTGAGGAGAAACTCAACCTTGTACTCTACA AAACTCCAGATAGCGTCTCCATCAGACAGGTGAACCACACTGGCCCCATGGTGGAAGGAAAAGAGTACCAGCTGCTCTGCGAGGTTCAGAACATTGCTCCTGTTCAGTATCTCACCCTGAAGTGGTACAGAGGGCAGACAGAGGTTTATAAACACTCCTTCTCTGAGCTCACGTCTTCCTCCCCTGTCCAAGTGTCCTCCATCCTTGTCATTACGCCAACCAAAGCTGAGAACGGAGCACAGTATAGGTGTGTCGCAGAGCTGGAGCTTGGACCAGAGGGACCACAACCGTCACCTTCTGTGGCTTCTGAGCCTCTTAATGCATTTGTATATT CTCCCCCAACATTCCTCAGTCCCGATCCAGAGATTTTGGATTTCACGGCGGGAGATGAAATCACCTTAAACTGCACTGCCACAGGAAACCCAACACCTGTATACAGCTGGCAATCCTCCCAGCCAATACCGGAGAAGATAGAGGATGGAGCGGTTGTCATCTCTTCCTCACTGCTCCCAGGGACCTACACCTGCACCGCCTCAAATACACTGGAGAAGAAGAGCAAGCAGTTCACCGTCAAGGCAAAGACCGAAGGTGACTTAAAG GTGTTTGAGGCTAAGCAGCCTTGA